The following are encoded in a window of Cydia amplana chromosome 20, ilCydAmpl1.1, whole genome shotgun sequence genomic DNA:
- the LOC134657700 gene encoding uncharacterized protein LOC134657700, protein MVKINNITEIDHNTIEDPDIRSNSEGLSLDIDNAVNNFFDNHILRFKALGKDIAMSHTVDEFVGRKKRKGGGGGGGGGGHDDGKKKMMMMAMMCMKMKMMMMIPAMMGMMGMMSFKGMMFSMMTFMMSKMMLLMKILEKKGGGGGGGGGGGGDGWAAGGGGGGAWMPAGGQDYSGGGGGGYDANGQWQSRSIIENEKNEPIISYVTPLVRYNNNANGKKPYFTIKNLNDEVIKANVQSRERRDIVNGLERQLQKNKTENHQNEQFINANVKSMDTKTPNDVFQSQEIIENAELESKEPENNNNKAEEKKYSTLNNINDEILDVNSAPRIRRTRDNLQRQSTTKNVEKETKDPIISYITPLVRYNSNGKPYSIIKNLNNDVIKRTIKSREKRGIIDVLQNTYQYWINQVLGSRYKNKLNYPKYKIVNGVKYVYYPLRYIHKAKKPKVLTDGKPEEVKTIITAEDFNKGEIVEGPVESRMHKKRLTKMKDNVSETVDDNPWE, encoded by the exons ATGG ttaaaataaacaacataACCGAAATTGATCATAACACCATCGAGGATCCAGATATACGAAGTAACTCGGAAGGATTGTCTTTGGATATCGATAATGCTGTCAATAACTTCTTCGACAACCACATACTGCGTTTCAAGGCGTTGGGAAAAGACATAGCTATGTCACACACTG TTGACGAATTCGTGGGTAGAAAGAAACGTAAAGGAGGGGGTGGGGGTGGGGGTGGAGGGGGTCACGATGACGGCAAgaagaaaatgatgatgatggcgaTGATGTGTatgaagatgaagatgatgatg ATGATCCCGGCAATGATGGGTATGATGGGGATGATGTCGTTCAAGGGCATGATGTTCAGCATGATGACCTTTATGATGTCAAAG ATGATGTTATTAATGAAAATTCTAGAAAAGAAAGGAGGGGGTGGTGGTGGAGGAGGCGGCGGGGGTGGTGAC GGTTGGGCAGCaggaggcggcggcggcggagcTTGGATGCCAGCAG GTGGACAAGACTAcagcggcggcggtggcggcggtTACGACGCAAACGGACAATGGCAAAGCAGGTCCATCATCGAAAACGAAAAAAACGAACCTATAATATCTTACGTCACGCCTTTAGTCAGATATAATAACAATGCAAATGGAAAGAAACCGTATTTTacgattaaaaatttaaacgaCGAGGTTATTAAAGCTAATGTTCAATCAAGAGAAAGAAGAGACATTGTCAATGGCTTAGAAAGACAACTACAAAAGAATAAGACTGAAAATCATCAAAACGAACAGTTTATAAATGCAAACGTGAAATCAATGGATACAAAAACGCCTAACGACGTTTTTCAAAGTCAAGAGATCATAGAAAATGCAGAACTTGAATCCAAAGAAcctgagaataataataataaagcagAGGAAAAGAAATATTCAACACTAAATAATATAAACGATGAAATTTTAGACGTGAATAGTGCACCAAGGATAAGAAGAACGCGGGATAACTTGCAAAGACAATCTACTACGAAAAACgtagaaaaagaaacaaaagatCCAATCATATCGTACATTACACCGTTAGTAAGATATAACTCTAACGGAAAACCGTATTCAATAATAAAGAACCTAAACAATGACGTTATCAAAAGAACTATAAAATCAAGGGAGAAGAGAGGAATAATagatgtcttacaaaatacTTACCAGTACTGGATAAACCAAGTTCTTGGGTCGCGATATAAAAACAAACTCAACTATCcaaaatacaaaattgtaaaTGGAGTGAAGTACGTTTACTATCCTTTAAGGTATATCCATAAAGCTAAGAAGCCTAAAGTTTTAACTGATGGTAAGCCAGAAGaagttaaaacaataataacGGCTGAGGATTTCAATAAAGGCGAAATAGTAGAAGGGCCAGTAGAAAGTAGAATGCATAAGAAAAGGCTTACAAAAATGAAAGACAATGTAAGCGAAACGGTAGACGATAATCCGTGGGAATGA
- the LOC134657701 gene encoding uncharacterized protein LOC134657701 — translation MFVKSVLVTVVVCVHLSKAVIDGTESNTISELPKNISERAGRFLHKDCNSSLSAKCLKVHVLSFIEDLSSRDELSLLPGLSIVKENRTINSSTPEELAAELARQFPGKPEEKLNRFLLHRLQDYLDGHSLKYRLLDPETSEEAMSMSKGDPASVGRKSGGGGGLGGGKGGGGLLAAAMMMKGALAAAALGALALLAGKALMAALMSLLLSALVGLKGHGGGGKTTYEIHAKPEVSHHHSHSHEEHHEHEHGHHGGYRRAYEPDAYSSYMPYGTSSTSS, via the exons atgTTCGTGAAAAGTGTACTTGTGACTGTTGTTGTGTGCGTGCATCTATCAAAAGCTGTTATAGATGGAACCGAATCGAATACGATATCCGAACTGCCGAAAAATATATCGGAAAGAGCTGGAAGATTTTTGCATAAAGACTGTAATAGCAGTCTAAGTGCTAAATGTTTGAAAGTTCATGTGCTATCGTTTATAGAGGATCTAAGCTCTCGCGATGAGCTTTCTCTTCTACCAGGGTTAAGTATTGTGAAGGAAAATAGAACTATAAACTCATCGACTCCTGAGGAATTAGCAGCGGAATTAGCCAGGCAGTTCCCTGGGAAGCCTGAAGAGAAATTAAACAGGTTCCTGTTGCATCGTCTCCAAGACTATTTGGATGGGCATTCTTTGAAGTACAGGCTGTTGGATCCAGAGACTTCTGAAGAAGCTATGAGTATGTCTAAAGGGGATCCGGCTTCTGTTGGGAGGAAAAGCGGTGGCGGTGGTGGACTCGGCGGTGGCAAAGGCGGCGGTGGATTGCTGGCGGCCGCTATGATGATGAAAG GAGCTTTAGCAGCAGCAGCTCTTGGTGCCCTGGCCCTACTAGCTGGCAAAGCTCTCATGGCTGCCCTAATGTCCCTCCTCCTATCGGCCCTAGTAGGCCTCAAGGGGCACGGCGGAGGAGGCAAGACTACGTACGAGATCCACGCGAAACCTGAGGTCTCCCATCATCACTCGCATAGTCACGAGGAACATCACGAACATGAACACGGACATCACGGCGGATACAGAAGGGCATATGAACCTGATGCTTATAGCAGCTATATGCCGTATGGGACCTCCAGTACTAGCTCGTAA